The DNA window GAAATTCAGAGAAATGCCCGAACCCTAGTCGACACATGGAAGAAGCGCGTTGAATCTGAAATGATGAGCATTGATACAAAGTCTGCATGGTCTTCCAAATCACGACTTCCAGAAGCTTCTCATGGTGGAAGCATCACTCCTAGTGGGTCTGATGTTGCCATGAAAAGCTCTATCACAACGAACTCTGCTATGAGACCTACTTCTGTGAAGTCTTCACATGGGGAAACTGCAAAGTATGTCTCGTCCCCTGGGCCTGTGAAGCAAACTTCATCTCTTGCATCTGGAAAGGAGAACCAGTCAAGAACTTCTGTCGGGGGTACTGCTGATACCCATCAAAATAGAGAGGACAGGAGTAGTAGTTCGAACCAGTCGCATAATTGTGGTCGATCTTCCTCATCCAAGGAAGATGTAAGGAGTTCTGCTTCTGGTTCGGGGACGGTTAATAAAGTATCATCTAGCACACGTAATCGAAAAATTAGCAGTTCTCCAGGAAGGTCGGCATCTGGAAGCCAGAAAGAAACAAACtctaaaaaaaattcttctgcACACAAAAGTACTGCTATACAGAAGTTGACTCACTCGGCATTACCTAGTGAAAGGGTTATTGAGGGGCCTATCAATGAAGGAAGTAGTCATAAGCTAATAGTTAAGATACCGAACAGGATAAGAAGCCCCACTCAAGGTGTCAATGGTGGATCTCTTGAAGTTCCTACAGTTATGAGCAGTCGGGCTTCCTCTCCTGTGCTTAAGCACAAGCAGAATGATGATCCTTCAAAGGGAAAGAGTGATTTACATCAACGTAATGCTGTTGCAGACGTGAAGACGAGTCAATCCATTGATCAGAAAGACACTTCGACTGGATCAGAAGGTGCTGGGTCGCCAGCAGTTCCTCCCAATGAAGAGCAAAGCATGACAATTGAAGACTCCAAGAGAACAATTGAGGGCCCTCCCGCAACTTTATCAAAGTTGGTGAAGTCACATTCTTCTTTCAGTCCCATGAATGCTTTAATTGAGAGCTGTGCTAAATATTCCGAAGAAACTTCTTCTCTGTCCCTTGAAGATGATCTTGGAATGAACTTACTTGCTAGTGTGGCTGCTGGTGAGTTATCCAGATCTGATGTAGTTTCTCCTACTAATTCTTCGGAAAGAAGTATGCCTATTGCAGATGAAGTATGCAATGGCGATGTAGAAAAGTTTTCCATTGAAGATTCTGTTGCTTGTGATGGCAAACAACGTGCTGGTTTAGAAGGTAGCTCCTGGTCAAATGATAGGCCACATTTGTCCAAAAATGCATCACCTGAGTTTTCTGGGGACAGTAAGTGTTCACCATCATATTCTTCCAGAGATGTACCAGCTGGAGAAGGCACAAAAGACTCTGGCAATTCGAGTACAGATTTGACAAGCAATGCTGATCTTAAGTTGGAGGCTGAGGAGAAGCCAAATAAAAAGACTGTCACTGTTCCCCTCTCATTGGAGAAGGTGGGAGATAGTGAATCTGCTCAAGGAAATCCTGAGGAAAAGGCCACTGCCAGCAAGGTGATCTCTGATCTTCCAAAATGCAGAAGTGGTGGAACTGATGTCATGGTTACTGAGGAGAAATGCAGTACTGCTCATGTTACTACTAATGAGTGTAAGCCAATGGTTAAAGATGATGGATTGGATCCTTTGATTCAAGGTGACCGCATCAAGTTTGAGAATGAAGGATTGAGCAAGTGCAATTTCCAGCAGAAAGTAACAGTGGAAAGTCTGCCTGGAGATAGTAATGAAAAGCTGTACCAAATTGGATGGGGCCATAAATCAGTTTCTGAACCTGGTGACACAGTAAAGGTCAGAGAACCAGAAGACATGGATGCTAAGAGTTGCAGGAGCAAATCTGAACAGCTGAactatgatgaggatgttgatATGAATGCAGGCAGGGGGAGTCATAGTGCTGCTGTTGCCTGTTCGATATCACATGATTTGGACAATAATGTTGAAGAGGCCAATGTAGAAAACCAGGTGACTGTGGAACAAATTTCTCCTCAGAGAAAGTCTCCTATTTCTGTGGGCTTTGAAAGCCAGAAAGAAGTTGAGTTAGCTCAGTCTGGGTCTGCTACCACACAGCAAGATGAGACGGACAATTTTGCTTCCACTGGTGATGGCGCTGCTTCTTTTACTGCTGAAGGAGAAGCAGTTCCAGGTGCAAAAATGAAGTTTGACTTAAACGAATTTAGTGCTGAGGATGTGAAATGCAGGGATTCTCTCAATAAATCATCACCTACTTCGTCAACTGATCATATTAACCCTATAATTGATGGAAACTCCCCATCTGTTACTATGGCAGCTGCTGCAAAAGGTCCATTTGTTCCCCCAGATAACGTGTTGAAAAGTAAAGTGGATCTTGGCTGGAAGGGATCTGCTGCTACTAGTGCATTTCGACCTGCTAAACCCAAAAGATGTCTTGAAATGCCGTTGGGTCTATCTACTGTGTCTTGCTCTGATTCCTTAACCAGCAAGCATGGCCGTATTTCACTGGATTTTGATCTGAATGTACCGGATGACAGAGTTCTCGAAGAAATGGCTTCTAGTGGTTCTGCTTTGGCTGTTGGCTCAACAACTGAGTCAGCAAACAATTGGGCTCATGAGGCATCAGATTCTTTGCCTGTTCGTGGTTCTTGCAGTCTGGGTTTTGATTTGAACAGAGTTGATGAAACGGATGATATTGGGATCTGCTCCACTAGCAGCACACGTGATGGGAAGCCTTCTATGTTGCATGAAAAACCAATAGGTGGTTTTCATGTTCAGAGGGATTTTGATCTCAACAATGGACCAGTGGCTGATGATGCTGGCGTGGACCAGTTCATGGGTAATGAACTAGTCAATGGTAGTATAACATCGCAGCTGCCTTCTGCAGGCGGTAGAGTGAACGGTCCAGTGCTGAGCAGTTTCTCATCATGGTTTCCTTCAGGTGGTACTTACTCTACAGTAACAGTCCCATCAATATTACCTGAACGACTGGAACAGCCCTTTCCAATGTTTCCACCTGGTGCACCCCAGCGAATATATGGCTCCGCAGGTGTCAACCCATTTCATACTGATATGTACCGTGGATCAGTGTTGTCATCATCGCATACAGTGCCTTTCGGGACTAATTCTTTCCAGTACCCAGTCTTCCCCTTTGGAACTTCTTATCCTCTCCCTTCAAGTACTTTTTCAGTCGGAGCAACATCATATGCTGATTCTTCTTCTGGTGCAAGGCTTTTTGCTCCTCCAGTAAATACACAATATCTGGGTCCCATTGGCTCTTTTGCATCCCAATATCAAAGGCCATATATGGTCAGCCTTCCTGACATTAGCAATAATGGTGGGCTGGAGAGCAACAGAAAGTGGGGTAGACAGGGTCTTGACCTTAATGCAGGTCCTGGGGTCATAGAAACTGAAGTCAGGAATGAAATATTGCCTTTATCATCTGGTCAACATTCTGTTGCCAGTTCACAGGCACTGCAGGAAGAGCAGGCCGGGATGTTCTGTGTCTCGAGTAGTATTTTGAAGAGGAAGGAGCCTGAAGGGAGCTGGGATGAAACCTTCAGAAATAGGCAGCCCTCTTGGCAGTAGATTGTAACATGGAATATACCAGTTGCCAAAATGCTGTAAGTTTTTCTTAGTGCAGTGCGTAATAAATAATAGCTGGTGTTTGGGAGAAACTAACTTTAATTTTTGTATGatattaatgtttattttttcaGCAACACCTTTTTCAGTTTATAATAGTTGAGATGGAAGTTGATCTTCATGCTTTTGACTTGATTTATCTACCGAAGGCAAggtgtttttcaatttttgttttgGAGGATACATTGTCTCTGGAGTATAAGTCTTATCTTTGAGCACAACAACATGTTTGTATTGTCAGGATTCAGTTGCCTGGGGTCAAAATCACTTTATGACATAGAACCCCTGAAGCAATGTGACATAATCCTCTCTGATTGAATTGTTAAGCACTTCTCATGGAGCATGTAACACCCTacaattttactaatttttttcacGTGACTCTAATCCTGGTTAAGCTATAAGTGAAACTCTCAAGCATTTGAGTTTTTTGTTATACTCTAATTCAACATGGAATTTCATTACCATAAAGCTATGTTGTTGTATGTGGGCTACACCTATTTTGGGGTCATCAGATCATACTACATATGCATAGTCAAGGAATTTATATTTCTACTGAACTATGATTGGATCCTATGtattatttttcttgttttggcATATATGAAGCTACAATATTGGAAACAACTTGATATTCAGATTTATTATCTACTAGATGTCAGTGTTATCAATCttgtatggcggcttatggcggttcgcttaaaaaccgccacagggatatggcgtattagtatggcggatatggcggtcaataattaaataaataaaataatacttattatttatacataattcaaaaatttgaaaataacaaaaatataacatctaaaactcttaaaacaatatataaagcataaaatacagCTCTAACATctatgtttcttgcataatgccccattcttaaatgcagtacacacacaatgttgtcaaatggtggatatggcggtgctatggcatTTCCACCAtagaacgccatgccatagcgctatggcgccgccatatccgctatttgataacattgctaGATGTATCGGTGGTTTATCTTATGGCCTCATATGTACCCATGTGAATTGTGGATGGACCATGTGGGTGTTCAGCATTGTCACATCACATGAGGTACTGATTTTCATCATCTACCATTGAATTTGTGGGTAAGTTTATTTTGAAATCTTGTTAGCATTTAGAGGTTTTGAAAGGCGTAATTGTGAGGTAAAGATTTTAATTCTAGGGATGTATGGCTTCTATTTATTGAAAAAGGTTTACTAAAAGTGGATAGGAATACTCTTTCCTATTCAAACTACATTCCAATTGCTGGCAATGATTTTTCTACTTGTTTAATGCATTAGAAATCTTGCAAATTTGTGATTTCTGAGGCATTAGGTAGTGTAGACTATAGGGGAAAGAATCAGTTGAAATTTCGCattcatgtttttatttttgtaagcTCTCTTATGATTTCTCAAATAGTGATTTTATGTCTGTCATGGTGTCATGTAGCGTAGGCTGTTGTAATTCTTTTTACTGGTGAAATATTCCACTGCCATTTCCTGTGTACAATCAATACTGATGTAGACCTTATTTATACTGCTCTAATTTGTGCAACTGTAGTTGTGTGGGACTAGTGATCTCTCTTTAGTGGTTAGTTAACTtgttcatttgatttaattgatatTTGACCCAATTAAACATCATGTGGTGGTTACTTTTAGAATAGATTGATGACTTGAGTAGATTTCACCTGTTCATAATCGCCTGCACCCCCACAATCCCCTCACCCGCTTGGTAGGTTTATGCTGCAGAGTTTCATGGTTTTTTGCTTTTGTTTattccacttgtatatattgtTGCTGCTGAAAGCAGTAATTTCACAGCCTAGTTATGGAAGGTTGATATTGAGTAATGAGTAAACATCCTCACTATTCTGAGGCAGCTGGTTTTGGACTAATAGAATGGATTCCGACCCTCCTGAGAAAATGAGCCTTGGTCATGCTCTGTTAGCATTTTTGGCCCGACTTTTTTTTCATGTTTATAACCCATACATATGCTGTGTTAGACCTTGGCATAGTTTTGACATGAAAAAGCTTATGTTCTTGCTCTTGAATTGATGACAGGTTTCATGCCTTATGATTCCATTTTAGCCTTCACATAGTAGTAGTGTTCCGCATTGCTAATATCTTGAGGATGGAAGTCTCATCGTCTCTTTAATAACTCCcccccccaccccaccccaccccaccccacccctaGTCACACAGTGAGCACATTGATGTATTCATGTCATTTAGAATTCTGTTTTGGCTTATTTCTTTTGCTCTGTTCTCGTGCCTGTTATTAGGCTCGGTTCCTTATCTGTAAATCACCAAATTGCAAGGAATTCTTTACACTTGTGCTCAAACCATTTGTGATGAAATCATAGTGTTCAGTTTATCACTTTACACTTTACAGTGTTCTGAAATATTATGCTATTTGATCTACTTATCTAAACACTAATATccaatttgattaaatttctcTCAGCCTCGACCCAAATGGCAAAGTTATAAGTTTATCAAAAGCATTTTTCTAAGGTGGATGGCAATTCAAGCTGACATACAAGATTTTTTCATCAACTACCATTTGTGTGTTATACTATAATCTGCACCCAGAATCAGTGTAATAGTTACTACTAGCTTTTCAAATAGCCTACAAACATGACAACAAGACAACAACTAGTAAAAAAGTTACTCGTAGATACGTCGAGAGGATACATACCTTTCATCACCAGGGTGCCTTTAATCCATATTTCCCCTTTCTGAAAAGGAGAAAGGCGTTTCATTGTATCCGAATCGACTATTTGAGCTTCAACACTGGGAGCAAGTGGCCCTACAGAGCCTGGATGAGGTGAAAACATTGATCTGTTTTCTATTGAAATAACACCTGATGCTTCTGTCATGCCATAGCTCTGTCAAAAAGCTCAACTCTATATTATGATTAATAATTTAGTGATATTCAAAAGTACTTACAATTTTGTCAGTGTCCCTTATTTTCATGCAAAAATTATGTCGaaagtgtgtgtgtttgtggaTTGAATCATGAAATTAGCTTCTGATTTTGAGGTAAATTTGTACTACCTGATATACAGAAGCTTGTGGAAAAATGTTGGAGCATGCTTCTATCATCTCTTTGCCTAATGGAGGTGCTCCGGACATGATCTCTCTCAATGTCGAAACATCGTACTCCTTCACCTTCTCCTGCTTCTTACTCAGCTCCAAAACGACAAGTGGCACGACGAACAAATGTGTCACCTTGTACTGCTCAATAGCCCTCAGCATAGCATTCATCTCATACCGCGCCATCACCACCACCGCGTTCCCTCTCTGCAGCTGTGCGTAAACCAGAGCCGACAGTCCAAAGATATGACACATTGTTTGCTTCTTGATCTGATGTCATCATCAGCGCTGACGCCATGAAGTTCTTGTGTGTCAGCACAGCTCCTTTGCTAGCTCCCGTTGTCCCCGATGAATACAGTATTGCTGCCGCGTCACTCTGCATCACATCTGGCAGTGATGTGGTTGGTGTCGACTGGATCAATTCCGAATAGCTATGCAGCATTGGATTGTTTGAGGCACTTTGGTTTAGCAGAATGCAAGGAAGGTTGAACTGTTTGATTTTATCATAAAGTTAATGGACTGTGATGATCAGTTTGGGATTGCTGTCTTTGATCTGTTTGGAAATCTCAGCTGCTGTGTACATAGGGTTGGAGGGGATGGCAACGGCCCCAACAGCCACAACCGCCAAGAAAACGACTGGGACACGGATGGAGTTTGGAGACAAGATGAGGACGGGCACATGAGAGCCTTAAAACATGAGCTTTGAGGTTCGAAAAAGTTAAGGTTTGTGCAGAATCGGCATCGATAAGTGCAGGGGAGTTGGAAAAGGATGACAAGTTTGTGAAGAGGAATGGGAGCATTGAAAAATTGGGGTGGTGGGGAAGAGAAATGGAAGGCCTTGGTGATCGGTAGATACAATCTTTGCCTTGTATATTCGACATGGCTTGTTTGTTGTGGCCATGTTTCAATCTCTTCTTATTAAAGGGTTTAGTAGCAAAAACAATCCTAATGTTTATTGTGAAAATTGAATGTCCCTTGGCCAACCAAATTCCAAAATTGAATGAAAAGGTGTCTTGTCTTGGCTTTGCGTACCGAATTGTGATTTCATTGCTAATTGTATCCTAAATCCTCACGCTAATCATATAATGTTAAAAGATGCTACCAATCTATATTTCACTTTATTGTATTGATTGACATTTAGTCACTATAGATATACTTTGAATCTCTTCATTTGCGTTCCTAGATTAATCTCctcattttaaatttattgtaaaaTAAGACTCCGTATTTATTTATAACTATTTTTATGGGTTAATCTAATAGGCATAAATCACTATCAATTACTACTATATCAATCATATAATTATGACATAAAAGTAATAGATGAATTATCATCGCAAAAGAAAATAATTGATGAACTATTTGCTGGGTTTTGATTTGAGACTTAGGTGTGGTTGTCTTGCTGTTATTGTGCATGATTGTTGGTGTGGTTGTCTTGAAAGGTCCATTCCTTAGAATCTATGTAGCACATGAATTATTTATATCATGAAAAAGATGTGGTTGATATGCAACAGAAAACATTCTTTAATATCATGTACATAGCTGTGCTAATTAATATGCCGTTTAGAGTTTACATCTATTGGTTGATATTTGAGA is part of the Salvia splendens isolate huo1 chromosome 6, SspV2, whole genome shotgun sequence genome and encodes:
- the LOC121807143 gene encoding uncharacterized protein LOC121807143; translated protein: MHGRFQLDEDSSRSLKSSSSQHMRSVPPLATTDNSLGDNHSAISSSITISTTGDSFFKDGRKISIGDCALFKPLNNSPPFIGLIRWLALDKEYNLQLGVNWLYRSSELNLGKGPLPDSVPNEIFYSFYKDETPAASLLHPCKVAFLPRGADLPSGKSCFVCRRAYDIGKKCLWWLTDQDYINEQQEEVDKLLQHTRKEMHVTLHPSGRSPKQATTPTSTSQLKPASDSGQNSGTSIPSQNKGKKRERIDHGAGPVKRERSSRTDEGDSGQCKKESNLRYEIARITENGGVADVEGVEKLVQLMQSDRMDKKMDLVSRVMFASAMASTDKADCLSRFVELRGVTVMDEWLQDIHKGKIPNGNLKDGDKSAEEFLLILLRALDKLPISLHALQLCNIGRSVNHLRSHKNTEIQRNARTLVDTWKKRVESEMMSIDTKSAWSSKSRLPEASHGGSITPSGSDVAMKSSITTNSAMRPTSVKSSHGETAKYVSSPGPVKQTSSLASGKENQSRTSVGGTADTHQNREDRSSSSNQSHNCGRSSSSKEDVRSSASGSGTVNKVSSSTRNRKISSSPGRSASGSQKETNSKKNSSAHKSTAIQKLTHSALPSERVIEGPINEGSSHKLIVKIPNRIRSPTQGVNGGSLEVPTVMSSRASSPVLKHKQNDDPSKGKSDLHQRNAVADVKTSQSIDQKDTSTGSEGAGSPAVPPNEEQSMTIEDSKRTIEGPPATLSKLVKSHSSFSPMNALIESCAKYSEETSSLSLEDDLGMNLLASVAAGELSRSDVVSPTNSSERSMPIADEVCNGDVEKFSIEDSVACDGKQRAGLEGSSWSNDRPHLSKNASPEFSGDSKCSPSYSSRDVPAGEGTKDSGNSSTDLTSNADLKLEAEEKPNKKTVTVPLSLEKVGDSESAQGNPEEKATASKVISDLPKCRSGGTDVMVTEEKCSTAHVTTNECKPMVKDDGLDPLIQGDRIKFENEGLSKCNFQQKVTVESLPGDSNEKLYQIGWGHKSVSEPGDTVKVREPEDMDAKSCRSKSEQLNYDEDVDMNAGRGSHSAAVACSISHDLDNNVEEANVENQVTVEQISPQRKSPISVGFESQKEVELAQSGSATTQQDETDNFASTGDGAASFTAEGEAVPGAKMKFDLNEFSAEDVKCRDSLNKSSPTSSTDHINPIIDGNSPSVTMAAAAKGPFVPPDNVLKSKVDLGWKGSAATSAFRPAKPKRCLEMPLGLSTVSCSDSLTSKHGRISLDFDLNVPDDRVLEEMASSGSALAVGSTTESANNWAHEASDSLPVRGSCSLGFDLNRVDETDDIGICSTSSTRDGKPSMLHEKPIGGFHVQRDFDLNNGPVADDAGVDQFMGNELVNGSITSQLPSAGGRVNGPVLSSFSSWFPSGGTYSTVTVPSILPERLEQPFPMFPPGAPQRIYGSAGVNPFHTDMYRGSVLSSSHTVPFGTNSFQYPVFPFGTSYPLPSSTFSVGATSYADSSSGARLFAPPVNTQYLGPIGSFASQYQRPYMVSLPDISNNGGLESNRKWGRQGLDLNAGPGVIETEVRNEILPLSSGQHSVASSQALQEEQAGMFCVSSSILKRKEPEGSWDETFRNRQPSWQ